From a region of the Pecten maximus chromosome 18, xPecMax1.1, whole genome shotgun sequence genome:
- the LOC117316885 gene encoding alpha-(1,3)-fucosyltransferase C-like has translation MMTLIYIGIMWLSSWVYEDESRVDEDESCLHMKVNNSDLGIRIHFYNPTPWQGPDTFNMCPHKCSISFGRQCQHYSSSQFVVFDGSSSLPNKPPRKPAGQIWIYHGMEPPPLQPRLQRWRRKINWTISYRRDADFTNLYGTMLFKDVKGTERVRLKSKWKDKMHGNAWFVSHPSVPSRRDQYAKKLDTILNVDIYSRTGPNICPTNETKDCEKLLSDKYKFYLSFENSLCRDYVTEKCFRIYAAQADVITVVRGVTDYSVFVPPNSYIDTIKFDNISSLAAFQMELASNQTAFENYFQWRKYYYNEPTGNRAFCQLCAEAHQVQIKHRLYDNLDTWVHGDKNNPMCREVYDVK, from the coding sequence ATGATGACCTTGATATACATTGGCATTATGTGGTTGTCTTCATGGGTATATGAAGACGAATCACGGGTAGATGAAGACGAATCATGTTTACATATGAAAGTAAATAACAGTGATCTCGGGATACGTATTCATTTCTACAATCCTACACCATGGCAGGGGCCGGATACCTTCAACATGTGTCCACACAAATGTTCAATATCATTTGGCCGTCAGTGTCAACATTACTCATCAAGTCAATTTGTTGTATTTGATGGAAGCTCATCACTTCCTAATAAACCCCCTAGAAAACCAGCAGGTCAAATTTGGATATATCATGGCATGGAACCGCCACCTCTTCAGCCCAGACTACAGAGGTGGAGACGTAAGATTAACTGGACAATTTCCTATAGAAGAGATGCAGATTTTACTAATTTGTATGGTACAATGTTGTTTAAAGATGTGAAAGGAACAGAAAGAGTCAGACTTAAGAGTAAATGGAAAGATAAAATGCATGGTAATGCTTGGTTTGTTTCTCATCCAAGCGTACCGAGCAGACGAGACCAATACGCAAAGAAGTTGGATACGATCCTCAATGTGGACATTTACTCGAGAACGGGGCCAAATATATGCCCTACGAATGAAACAAAAGATTGTGAGAAGTTATTAAGTgacaaatataaattttatctCTCGTTTGAGAACTCTTTATGTCGCGATTACGTCACAGAAAAATGTTTTAGGATATATGCGGCCCAAGCTGACGTCATTACTGTCGTTCGAGGTGTGACGGATTATTCTGTGTTTGTCCCCCCAAATTCCTACATAGACACAATCAAATTCGACAACATTTCAAGCCTAGCAGCTTTCCAGATGGAGCTTGCTAGTAATCAAACtgcatttgaaaattattttcaatggAGAAAATATTACTATAACGAACCAACAGGTAACCGCGCCTTCTGTCAGCTGTGTGCTGAAGCCCATCAAGTTCAAATCAAACACAGACTGTACGATAATCTGGACACCTGGGTACATGGGGACAAGAATAATCCCATGTGTCGTGAGGTCTACGacgtcaaataa